A genomic region of Ensifer adhaerens contains the following coding sequences:
- the cmk gene encoding (d)CMP kinase: MTFTIAIDGPAAAGKGTLSRQIAEAYGFHHLDTGLTYRATAKALLDAGLPLDDEAVAEKMARDVELAGLDRAVLSAHAIGEAASKIAVIPAVRRALVEAQRVFSQREPGTVLDGRDIGTVVCPDAPVKLYVTASPEVRARRRYDEIVGNGQPADYAAIFEDVKKRDERDMGRSDSPLRPAEDAHLLDTSEMSIEAAFQAAKTLIDAALMKKI, from the coding sequence ATGACATTCACCATCGCCATCGACGGGCCGGCCGCAGCCGGCAAGGGCACGCTTTCGCGCCAGATAGCCGAGGCGTACGGCTTCCATCATCTCGATACCGGCCTCACCTACCGTGCGACGGCCAAGGCGCTGCTCGACGCCGGCCTGCCGCTCGACGACGAGGCGGTCGCCGAGAAGATGGCCCGCGATGTCGAGCTGGCCGGTCTCGATCGCGCGGTTCTCTCCGCGCATGCCATCGGCGAGGCGGCATCGAAGATCGCCGTCATACCGGCGGTGCGTCGGGCGCTGGTCGAGGCGCAGCGCGTCTTTTCGCAGCGCGAGCCTGGAACCGTCCTCGACGGCCGCGACATCGGCACGGTCGTCTGCCCGGATGCGCCAGTGAAGCTCTACGTAACCGCCTCGCCGGAAGTGCGGGCGAGGCGTCGCTACGACGAGATCGTCGGCAATGGCCAACCGGCTGATTATGCGGCCATCTTCGAAGATGTGAAGAAGCGCGACGAACGCGATATGGGTCGCTCCGACAGTCCCTTGCGTCCCGCCGAAGACGCGCACTTGCTTGATACGTCTGAAATGAGTATAGAGGCGGCGTTTCAGGCTGCGAAGACTTTGATCGATGCGGCCCTGATGAAGAAGATCTGA
- the rpsA gene encoding 30S ribosomal protein S1 gives MSATNPTRDDFAALLEESFAKTDLAEGYVAKGIVTAIEKDVAVVDVGLKVEGRIALKEFGAKAKDGSLKVGDEVEVYVERIENALGEAVLSREKARREESWQRLEVKFEAGERVEGIIFNQVKGGFTVDLDGAVAFLPRSQVDIRPIRDVTPLMHNPQPFEILKMDKRRGNIVVSRRTVLEESRAEQRSEIVQNLEEGQVVEGVVKNITDYGAFVDLGGIDGLLHVTDMAWRRVNHPSEILNIGQQVKVQIIRINQETHRISLGMKQLESDPWDGIGAKYPVGKKISGTVTNITDYGAFVELEPGIEGLIHISEMSWTKKNVHPGKILSTSQEVDVVVLEVDPTKRRISLGLKQTLENPWQAFAHSHPAGTEVEGEVKNKTEFGLFIGLDGDVDGMVHLSDLDWNRPGEQVIEEFNKGDVVRAVVLDVDVDKERISLGIKQLGKDAVGDAAASGELRKNAVVSAEIIAINDGGIEVKLVNHEDITSFIRRADLARDRDEQRPERFSVGQVVDARVTNFSKKDRKIQLSIKALEIAEEKEAVAQFGSSDSGASLGDILGAALKNRQNNE, from the coding sequence ATGTCTGCTACCAATCCTACCCGTGACGATTTCGCCGCCCTTCTCGAAGAATCCTTCGCGAAGACCGATCTCGCCGAAGGCTATGTTGCCAAGGGCATCGTTACGGCCATCGAAAAGGACGTCGCCGTTGTCGACGTCGGTCTGAAGGTCGAAGGCCGCATCGCTCTGAAGGAATTCGGCGCGAAGGCCAAGGACGGCTCGCTCAAGGTTGGCGACGAAGTCGAAGTCTACGTTGAGCGCATCGAAAACGCGCTCGGCGAAGCTGTTCTGTCGCGCGAGAAGGCTCGCCGCGAAGAGAGCTGGCAGCGCCTGGAAGTGAAGTTCGAAGCCGGCGAACGCGTCGAAGGCATCATCTTCAACCAGGTCAAGGGTGGCTTCACCGTCGATCTCGACGGCGCCGTTGCCTTCCTTCCGCGCTCGCAGGTCGACATCCGTCCGATCCGCGACGTCACCCCGCTGATGCATAACCCGCAGCCCTTCGAAATCCTCAAGATGGACAAGCGTCGCGGCAACATCGTTGTTTCGCGTCGTACGGTTCTCGAAGAGTCCCGCGCCGAGCAGCGTTCTGAAATCGTTCAGAACCTTGAAGAAGGCCAGGTTGTCGAAGGCGTCGTCAAGAACATCACCGATTACGGTGCGTTCGTCGACCTCGGCGGCATCGACGGTCTGCTCCATGTCACCGATATGGCATGGCGCCGCGTGAACCATCCGTCGGAGATCCTGAACATCGGCCAGCAGGTCAAGGTTCAGATCATCCGCATCAACCAGGAAACCCACCGCATCTCGCTCGGCATGAAGCAGCTCGAGTCGGATCCGTGGGATGGCATCGGTGCGAAGTACCCGGTCGGCAAGAAGATCTCCGGTACCGTCACGAACATCACCGACTACGGTGCGTTCGTCGAGCTGGAGCCGGGCATCGAAGGCCTGATCCACATCTCCGAAATGTCCTGGACCAAGAAGAACGTACACCCCGGCAAGATCCTGTCCACGAGCCAGGAAGTCGACGTTGTCGTTCTCGAAGTCGATCCGACCAAGCGTCGTATCTCGCTCGGCCTCAAGCAGACGCTCGAGAACCCGTGGCAGGCATTCGCGCATAGCCACCCGGCTGGCACCGAAGTTGAAGGCGAAGTCAAGAACAAGACCGAATTCGGCCTGTTCATCGGCCTCGACGGCGACGTTGACGGCATGGTGCACCTTTCCGACCTCGACTGGAACCGTCCGGGCGAGCAGGTCATCGAAGAGTTCAACAAGGGCGACGTCGTTCGCGCTGTTGTTCTCGACGTCGACGTCGACAAGGAGCGCATCTCGCTCGGTATCAAGCAGCTCGGCAAGGATGCAGTCGGCGATGCCGCCGCTTCCGGCGAACTGCGCAAGAACGCCGTTGTTTCGGCCGAAATCATCGCGATCAACGATGGTGGCATCGAAGTGAAGCTCGTCAACCACGAAGACATCACCTCGTTCATCCGCCGCGCTGACCTCGCGCGTGACCGCGACGAACAGCGTCCGGAGCGTTTCTCGGTTGGTCAGGTTGTCGACGCTCGCGTCACCAACTTCTCCAAGAAGGACCGCAAGATCCAGCTGTCGATCAAGGCTCTGGAAATCGCTGAAGAGAAGGAAGCCGTTGCTCAGTTCGGTTCGTCCGACTCGGGCGCTTCGCTCGGCGACATCCTCGGCGCGGCTCTGAAGAACCGCCAGAACAACGAGTAA
- a CDS encoding DUF6665 family protein encodes MTVRPPKALSPTFSTNGAFSVLEYELMSERADALGRHGLKVEKALAALAALKPEATSDLRERLLDDASDAVWAFFIQREICGLRDSRDAVLRYGIPKEVVARLGIVRRK; translated from the coding sequence ATGACCGTTCGTCCCCCAAAAGCCCTGAGCCCGACCTTCTCGACCAACGGCGCCTTCAGTGTGCTCGAATACGAACTGATGTCCGAGCGGGCCGATGCGCTCGGCCGCCATGGCCTAAAGGTGGAAAAGGCGCTTGCCGCGCTCGCAGCGCTCAAGCCGGAAGCCACCTCCGATCTGCGCGAGCGACTACTCGATGACGCCTCCGACGCTGTCTGGGCGTTCTTCATTCAGCGCGAGATTTGCGGGCTGCGGGATAGCCGCGACGCCGTTCTTCGTTATGGCATCCCCAAGGAGGTCGTGGCGCGGCTGGGTATCGTGCGCAGGAAATGA